The DNA sequence ATCCCGCATCTATCTTATAAAAGCAATTTCGAATTTCGGTTTTTTCTTTTCGATCCTTATTAGTGCTTTTGCTCCATTCAAAGGCGCAGTTTATTTCGACCCAGGTTTTTCATGTTTTGTCATTGGACTGATGTTCGTAAATATGCTCCAGCTTTTTAAGAAGAACCTTCCGACACTTTTTGACTATGCGATCAGTGAAGCAACTCAAATGGAAGTAACCAAAGTTCTGGCAAAATACTTTGATCTTTATGAACATTATGGGGGTATGAGAAGCCGGCATACGGGAAATAATATCTATATAGAGTTGTTTCTGGCATTCAATAAAGATCTGACAATGGGACAGGTGTTGGAATATATCAAAGTAATCGAGAAAGATATTGAAGAATTGATCCCCCATTCCAAACTGAATGTGATTTGTTCTGATGAGCGAAAAAGAGGGGATATTTGATTTTAGTGAATAGTGAATAACGAGTAGCGATTAACGATCTGAGATTTTAAAATTATAGACTGAATTACCTCGAGATTTATCTCGGTGATCGGGTAATACTATATATATCGGGGTTTTAACCTTAAGCTTGTAGAGGATTAAAGTCCTACCCCTTGTGTGAACCACTGCCCGTGACTTGAAAGTCGTGGCTATTCATTTTACTTACCCATAGATTTTTTAGAAATACTTTGTTACTAAAACAATTGCATGGCCTAGAAAGAATATGGTCGATATACGAAAGTAATTCATGATGAGATTGTAGACGCTTTATCTCAGATTCTTGTTATCGCACGCAAAACTTGACACCCTGAAGGGATAAAAAAACCTCATTCGAAATCCAAGGAGTTCGTCATGAAATCATATAAAGAGCAACGTTTTTTTCTCAATTGCGATCTTGCTTCTATGCAACAAACTCAAACCGACCAGCAAAAACAGCTCCCCCAACCACCAGTAGAAAAACCATTTAAAAGTCATGAGAACCTCACAGAACTTCCCGCCGTTAAAGATATCATTACTACTGAAAATGATCTCTTTGAAATTATTAACCAGCGAAGGTCACGAAGAAATTACACTGGTAAAGCAATCGATCTCAACCAGCTTTCATTTCTCCTCTGGTGCACACAGGGCGTAAAAAAAATACTCGAAAGAAAAAATAATAACGTTACATTCAGAACAGTTCCTTCAGCAGGAGCTCGTCATTTATTCGAAACCTATCTCGCAGTTCTAAAAGTTGAAGGACTCAAACCAGGAATCTATCGATACTGTGCATTGGAGCATAAACTCGAATTTCTTCACTCTGTTAACAATCTTCCAAAACAGACAGTTGGTGCGTGTCTTGGGCAGGAATTTGTGGGTGACAGTTCCGTTGTTTTCTTCTGGTCAGCGATCCCCTACCGTTGTGAATGGCGCTACGCCTATATGGCAGCAAAACTCATTCTTCTCGATGCAGGTCATGTATGCCAGAACCTGTATCTAGCCTCCGAGGCTCTGGGTCTGGGAACCTGTGGGATTGCAGCATATGATCAACAAAAATCGAACGAACTGATTAAAGTGGACGGAGAGGATGAAATGATCGTATACATAGCTTCGGTTGGAAAACGAAGCAAGGAGGAAAAATAAAAAATTGTATCATATTCTCAACAAAACACGGAAGTGCACAAAGATCGGCAGAACTGCTCCGGGAAAAACTCAACGCAGATACAGACGTCATCAATCTTAATGATGTAAAAAAACCAGACATCTCAAGCTATAATACAGTTATACTCGGAGGATCGATTTATATCGGTAAAATCCAGAAAAAGATGACTAAGTTCATCAAAAAGAATCTTAAGCACCTTCTGACCAAAAATATTGGACTCTATATTGTTTGCGCTGAAAAAGATAATCCTGAACCAGTACTAAAGAAGTCATATCCGAAGGAGTTGTATGACCATGCTCTTTCAAAAAGATATTTCGGTTATGAATTTATACTCGAGAGTATGAACGCAATTGAAAAAGCAGTGGCAAAGTCACTGGGAGTGACCGAGAGTAAATCAGAACTCAATCACGATGCAATCGATGCAATGGCTCAGCAATTCAATGAGTTATCGTCTTAGCTTCCTCGATAAAATTATCTCACAGAAAGGTTTTTATGATCAATCCGAACTATGAAGACGGCAGTATAATCAATCTTGTCAGCAGCATCACACACGCATTTGGCAATCATACCATCACACATAAACCCCTTCCACTTATTAATAGTGAATTCCTATCAAAAAAGAAAAATGTCATCCTTATTGTTATTGACGGTTTAGGATACAATTTCATCAAAGATCAGGAAA is a window from the Candidatus Cloacimonadota bacterium genome containing:
- a CDS encoding cation transporter, whose translation is MGGAWILTLVAVLTSNSVAILADFVNSTLQIMSVGLAWFVDIKFSSRKNPFLNYGPGKIESITSIVIGIVFFISIVGLSIVAVTRFINPAQVSGTGVWIILIFALIFSTSNAYLFFKTKKEFKTTGKSHLDGESRIYLIKAISNFGFFFSILISAFAPFKGAVYFDPGFSCFVIGLMFVNMLQLFKKNLPTLFDYAISEATQMEVTKVLAKYFDLYEHYGGMRSRHTGNNIYIELFLAFNKDLTMGQVLEYIKVIEKDIEELIPHSKLNVICSDERKRGDI
- a CDS encoding SagB/ThcOx family dehydrogenase → MKSYKEQRFFLNCDLASMQQTQTDQQKQLPQPPVEKPFKSHENLTELPAVKDIITTENDLFEIINQRRSRRNYTGKAIDLNQLSFLLWCTQGVKKILERKNNNVTFRTVPSAGARHLFETYLAVLKVEGLKPGIYRYCALEHKLEFLHSVNNLPKQTVGACLGQEFVGDSSVVFFWSAIPYRCEWRYAYMAAKLILLDAGHVCQNLYLASEALGLGTCGIAAYDQQKSNELIKVDGEDEMIVYIASVGKRSKEEK